GTTCAAGGCCCTGGCGAGTTTTTCTTCCGAAACTCCTGACTGTATGGCCTTCATTATCATGCGGTGTTCCTGAATTGCTGAAAGCCGATTGATGTACTTGTTGTAGGTATAGGTCTCGTCATCGGTGGAAATCAGGCAGGAGACCCGTTCCACTCCCAGTTCCTTCAAGGCCATGATCCGCAGATGACCATCGAGCAGGAGATAGCCTTTTCCTTTCTTGATTGGAGCGACCACAGGGGCTTCGATAAGTCCCACCTCCCGGATGGAGGAAAGGACCTGGCCATACTTTCTGCATTTCATTGCATAGATGGAAATGCTTTTGGTTGTGAGCAACTCCTCCACGGCAAGTTCGATCAGTTTTTCCTGGAATCCCTGCTTTATTATATTTGCCATCGCCGCTACCTTTTCAGAAGATCCGTTACATGCAGAGGTATTTCATTCATGCCGACGGCCTTCAGCTGATTGGTGAAATGGACATCAGTCAATAACTGGCGCAGAGCCATGGCCGTGTAGTCCAATACATCCTTGATATAGTTAGACTGGGCCAGAAGCCGTTTCTTCTCTCGGGCGCCATTCTCATAGGCTGCAATCAGATCTTCCGCGGAGACTTTGGCATTTTCACGGTGTGGAGCTGAAAGTCCTTTGCCGTAATGTTTCCGCCTGGAGATGATTTTTTGCAAAACGACCAGCTTCTTCCCGGTCAAGGCCCCCGATTCATAGGCTTCCGTCAGGGCAGTCTGTACGGCGGTGTCATCTTCCGCTGCGATTTTCAGTGCCTGGTATAACGGAATTCGCCCCTTTTCCACGGCGTTGACCAGATATTCTTCCCCCTCTTCGAGCAGACGGATGATGCCGCGAATATAGTCTTTGCCAAGGTTGGTTTTGGCAGCGATGGCATCGTCAGCGTACCCCTGGCCTTTCAGATACTTGATACTCTGCAGGAGTTCCAGGGCACTGTTGTTGCGTCGGGCGATATTCTCCACCAGGCTCATGATGTGCGCATCTTCTTCGCTTACTTCGCGAATGACAGCGGGGATTTCAGTTTCCCCGGCGGCAACGAAGGCCTCGATCCTCCCCTGGCCGCACACGAGGTCATATTTCTTGCCGTTTTTTGTATCTTTCCGGGGAGCGACCGTGATGGGCCTTTTCAGTCCGATGCTCCGAATGTTCTGCCGGATTTCTTCGGCAATGATCTGATTGCGCACCCGCGGATTCAGGATGTGAATATCTTCAATGGGAATAAGCGCTATGGCCCCATGCTCCATGGTGCACCGCCTTGTCGAGAGAGATGTTGACGCTCAGCTTCAGCAAGTAATCCAATGTGTCGGTACGAAAGCCGTCCATAAATCCCGCGTTCTCCTCCGACAGCTTCAACTGCCCGTCCGAAAATTCCAACGCGGGCAGGATGTAGTAATCCTGGATCGCTTCATTACGAACATCCATGCGTACTGCTACGGTTACGTCGGGACGGAGACCGCTGTCGAAACGGATTTTCCAACGCCTGGTTCCGGAAGGCGTGGTGAAGCAGCGGCTGATGACGACGGAAATGAACAGATTGTGATTCAATTCCAGCAGGCAGCTTTCCGGGTCGATAGGAATCTTTCTGCCGCAGAGGTTTTCAATATCGCGGACGACATCGGCCACGATCTCGGCATGGAGGGAACGCAGCCGCTGGTTGATGGCAACATACTGATAGTCGCGCTTCGGAGTATAGCCGATCATCTGATAGACCCGCAGCAGCCCGCCGAATCTATTGCTGATCAGGCTGCTGGGAGGCAGGAAATCAGCTTCATCAATGATCAGCGCCGATAGACGTCCTTGCCTGGCGTATAAATCCCGTAGCCCCTGCAGCAGCTCTTCGTCAGTAGCCTTCTTGTTTCGCTCTCGGTAAATCCCCTGAACGGTGTAGAAACGCTCCATGTTCACTACGGGCTCGAAGGCGTGCTCCTTCCGCACCCACTCGCTTTCCGGATTCGGCTTGGCTCTGCTCTTCATCTTGCCCGACGTGCGATTGAACAAGTTGTTACCGACATATTTCTCATTGGTCAGCACCTCGCACACAGTTCCGCGCGACCAGGGGCGACCGAAATGGGTATTCACGCCTCGTGCGTTCAACTGTGCCGCAATGTCAGTTTCGCTGTTCCCGGCGATGAACTGGTCATAAATCCAGAGCACCGTCCGGCATTCCTCATCCGGCCCCGGCATAAGGATCACCCGCTCGGTGAGCAGGCTTTTCCGCTGCCCCATCGCCAGTTCCTGCTTGGGTCTTCCTGCCTCGTCCAACAGCATGCGCCGTAGCCCGAATCCCGCCACGCCTCCCTGCCGGTATCCTTTCGCCACCAGGTTGCATTGTCCCGCCCATACCTTCTGAGAGAGCTGGCGGCAGTAGTCGCTGGCGCTTTCATCCCGCAGCAGGGTCATAATCCGGTCGGCAAGGTTGCTGGTCAGCGTCACCGGCTTTTCGCAGGACTGGCAGACGACGTTTCTGCGTTCCAGCCTCATCCGGTGATACTCAGCCTCGCGGCTGTCTACAAACCGTCCCCAGCGGCTTTCATCCAGGTACAGGACAATGTTGTATCCGTTCCGCCCCTGTTCTACATCATCAATCAAGGTCTGAAACTGTTCCCGCTTTTCAGTGTTGATCCCGCTGACACCCAGATCGGCATAGGTCTTGACGATTTCAATGCCGTATTCAGCGGCATAGGTACGTATTGCCCGCTCTTGATTTTCCGGCGACTCCACCTGCAACTCTGTGGACATGCGGATATACATGGCACCCTTCAGGCGCAGGCTTTTGATATCAGCCGGTGTATATGCCGTTCCCGCTTGGTGCATTTCCGGATATCTCCTTAATTACACATCAGAATATTCCGGTAATACTTTCAACCAACTAGGGGCGTATGTCTACAAAGATTCTGTGGCAGATTTGCCACAAAAATGAACTCAACAATGGTGACCTGACGAGATATATTGTGAAGTTGCTACGGAAGCGAAAGATCACGACGAAACAGGCGGCTCGCGACCTCAACATACCCGTGGAGCGGGCACGGAACTGGTATTACAAGGATACGGGCATGACGGCCCTTGATCTGCTGAGGATGATGCAGAAGTATGAGTTCGTCAGGGAGGCGGTGGAAGGGGCGTTGCAGAATGAAGACAGTTGAAATGATCCGCTGGCAGAGAAGGTCTCACTACCACTCACTTGGTTACTTGAATCTGTGAGAGCTATTTGTCTGCTGGGTTGCTGACCAGGGTTTCAAGGTGCTTTGCCCACTTAAGCAGCCATTTCTTTTTCTCTTTATCGTACTTGTTGCGATTATAGACGCCGATCACGCCTTTTTTGACATGGTTCAGGATGGCATCGATAATTTCATCCGGACAACCGAGTTCCGACAGCTTGGTGGCAGCCGTCCGGCGCAGGTCGTGAGGTGTCCACCGGGGCAGCCCGAGGTATTGCTGCCGGGTGATCTTTCCTTCCTTGTCTTTAGGCTGTTTGGTGAGAACATGGGAGAGAGCAGGGCGCCCGATAGGTGACTCCAGATCCGGAGACGGGAAATACCATGGACAGATCAACTTCGGCAGAAGTCGTTGCGCCAGCGGCGTAAGATATACCCTGTGTTCCTCTTTGTTCTTTGCCCGCTCTTTGGGGATGGTCCACCATTCTTTGTCAACTTCCGACTTGGCCATTCCTGCTACTTCACCGGGCCGTTGAGCAGTAACAAGTATAAGAAGTAATGCATTGCGAGCAATCAGGCTTCCGGCGCTGTCTTTGTCGGACAGAGTGTTCCAGATGAGTTTCATTTCGTTATCCGACAAAACCCGCTCTCTTGAATTCGGGGTAACATCAGGGATGGCGGCCGATACTCCGGCAAAAGGATTGAAGTCAACAAGTTCACGATGCAGGGCATAGGTGAACATGGCTCTTGCGTGTTTCAGGACGCCAAGGGCCTGGGCCTTGGCCCGGGAGGCGACATCCTCTACCAGCAATATGGCATCGCGACGGCGGATACTCCCGACCTGGCGATCTTCCCAGTTTTTCAGCACATCGTTCTTCAATGTCAGACTGGCGGTTTTGAGATATGTTTTGGCAGCAGACTTTTCCAGATGCTCCAGGTAGTCTTTAACCAGATCTTTCACGGTATGCTGTTCGGGTTCGACAACAACGGGTGGAGGAGATTGCGGGTCTACACCTTTACTGACCTGGTTGGCGGCAGCACGAAATTTTTCCCGTGCTTCTGACAATGTCGTTGCTGGATAGTGCCCCAAGTTGAATCGTCGGCGCTTACCTGCAAGTGTATAGATATACTGGAAAGTCTTGCATCCGGTCGGGAGAACGCGTATTGTGAAACCGTGGCTTTCGCGGATACAGTATTCTTTCTCCCTTGGTTTGAGGGATTGGATGTACCGGTCAGTGAATTTCATGGAA
The nucleotide sequence above comes from Geobacter benzoatilyticus. Encoded proteins:
- a CDS encoding recombinase family protein; amino-acid sequence: MHQAGTAYTPADIKSLRLKGAMYIRMSTELQVESPENQERAIRTYAAEYGIEIVKTYADLGVSGINTEKREQFQTLIDDVEQGRNGYNIVLYLDESRWGRFVDSREAEYHRMRLERRNVVCQSCEKPVTLTSNLADRIMTLLRDESASDYCRQLSQKVWAGQCNLVAKGYRQGGVAGFGLRRMLLDEAGRPKQELAMGQRKSLLTERVILMPGPDEECRTVLWIYDQFIAGNSETDIAAQLNARGVNTHFGRPWSRGTVCEVLTNEKYVGNNLFNRTSGKMKSRAKPNPESEWVRKEHAFEPVVNMERFYTVQGIYRERNKKATDEELLQGLRDLYARQGRLSALIIDEADFLPPSSLISNRFGGLLRVYQMIGYTPKRDYQYVAINQRLRSLHAEIVADVVRDIENLCGRKIPIDPESCLLELNHNLFISVVISRCFTTPSGTRRWKIRFDSGLRPDVTVAVRMDVRNEAIQDYYILPALEFSDGQLKLSEENAGFMDGFRTDTLDYLLKLSVNISLDKAVHHGAWGHSAYSH
- a CDS encoding tyrosine-type recombinase/integrase, producing the protein MKFTDRYIQSLKPREKEYCIRESHGFTIRVLPTGCKTFQYIYTLAGKRRRFNLGHYPATTLSEAREKFRAAANQVSKGVDPQSPPPVVVEPEQHTVKDLVKDYLEHLEKSAAKTYLKTASLTLKNDVLKNWEDRQVGSIRRRDAILLVEDVASRAKAQALGVLKHARAMFTYALHRELVDFNPFAGVSAAIPDVTPNSRERVLSDNEMKLIWNTLSDKDSAGSLIARNALLLILVTAQRPGEVAGMAKSEVDKEWWTIPKERAKNKEEHRVYLTPLAQRLLPKLICPWYFPSPDLESPIGRPALSHVLTKQPKDKEGKITRQQYLGLPRWTPHDLRRTAATKLSELGCPDEIIDAILNHVKKGVIGVYNRNKYDKEKKKWLLKWAKHLETLVSNPADK
- a CDS encoding ParB/RepB/Spo0J family partition protein, whose product is MEHGAIALIPIEDIHILNPRVRNQIIAEEIRQNIRSIGLKRPITVAPRKDTKNGKKYDLVCGQGRIEAFVAAGETEIPAVIREVSEEDAHIMSLVENIARRNNSALELLQSIKYLKGQGYADDAIAAKTNLGKDYIRGIIRLLEEGEEYLVNAVEKGRIPLYQALKIAAEDDTAVQTALTEAYESGALTGKKLVVLQKIISRRKHYGKGLSAPHRENAKVSAEDLIAAYENGAREKKRLLAQSNYIKDVLDYTAMALRQLLTDVHFTNQLKAVGMNEIPLHVTDLLKR